ATTTCTGGGTTTTATCAGTATTATCATAAAGTACTATAAATTTCGGATTATAAGCCATGATTTTTCCCTCCAGCTTTAAATCCTGTGGTTTAAACAGCAATGTGATTTGTTTGCGGATTTTCCCAATTCCTGGAGCATCACACCCTTGTCTGTTCTTAGCTTCTCTGTAACTCAAAACATAGTGTTTactgttcattaatttttcaatgagctccatgttaGTGTTAATTGCTCAAGTTGTTACGGCGttaactttacatttttaaaattaaagctgCATATAATTGAAGTATTCAGATCATTTGCttaagcacacaccctcatcatgtcaaaaacaagacaaaatgcaTAGAATgcggcttatttgtgaaaaagtagagatttattttttaatttagtggGTGTGGCTTAAATACAGGTGTTCTCAATAGACTGAAATTTATAGTACAATGTTTCGCAATTATGCCTtggaaatgaagagaaattaaactttttttttgtgtgtgttctcagtatttgtttatttgaatttaaatgaGTGTTTAGATTTTCAGTGGACTCCGAAGTTGAAGATCATTGGTATGATAGCTCTGTGAGTTTTTTTccaggaggaaggaaagaagaagaaagaaaaaagactaaagCTTGTAATGTCTGATGATCAAAGATTTCTGGATGGTGAAGAGGTATGCaagtatttattttgtgaggatgtttgtgattaaaaaaaaccacaacatgGTTCTTTTGATGTTATTACTATGTTgtcacttgtttagcaagaaGCATCTACTTTTGAATCCTGTGTTTAAATTAAGTAAGGCTAATTTGCAGCTTCTAGAATCTTGAAAACTAATTGCACTTTTGACTTATTAAATGTATTATGGCTATTGTTAGTCCAATGTTTTTTGCAGTTTACAGGTTTACATTTCTACAGTTCTTACATTAAGAGTGGAATTATTGACATATGAAGCATTTTTGggtatttaaaatttagtcATGTTCATAAAACCACGTCTTTATGTTTACCTTTTTCCATTCTCCTTTGAAGGTGGAGtttaataaatatactttttaagcctcagattctatttttttatattttattttgtatgtgaaatatttatgagcactcacacatgcatatgtacataAGGACAAGGTTTTGTATTGTGCAGAACATTTATGTTTGGATTTATGACCCAGTGAATGCCAAACATTCATCATTGGCTTTTTGATAGGTAAGCTTaagcaagtattttttaaaaatagataaacTTAAAGGTGTATCTCTTTATAGTTCTGGGCAAGCATTTGACATGTGTAAATGCCTAGATATCACTGACAGTGTTGgtgtctttttttgtgttttatttcattgtgtCCTGGTTTATTATTCAAATTTGAACATCAGGAAAATTGCCACTGTCAGAAATTTGGAACTATTACACTACACCACTTGGGTAAAAACATTCAAGAGTTGAGGAGAAATTATGGAGGCATACTTGGGCCCTATCCTAGAGCCTGTGACTCATTGTTAGGATTCAAGGCTCTGATATAGCCTGAGATATTGGTAGAAACAATAAAGGTAATTATGAAATATTCATGAGTCTAAATGTGATAAGTGCAACAGTAGTAGAGGTGGCCAGCTAGACACCAGTGTCTTGGGAACTGTTAGATGTAAGTAGTACATCAGTGAAGCTTTTTTCTGTGCAGTCTTGGGAGCCATTGCTCTGTGTCTGTTCCCGCTGTGGCCAGAGGAGGTGCGGGTTGGTGTCTATTATCTCAGTCTGGCAGCTGCTGGCTTTGTGGGCTTCATTTTGTCCCTGGTTGTCAGTGAGTATTTATCATATGCTTGTTTGTTAACTAGTAAACATGTCACGAGTAGATACTTCCTTTGGGTCAGAAAGCAAATTATTAGCAAGTATATAGTCATCATAGATCTAACAAGTCTCACTGTGATAGGTTTTAGATTTATTACAAGTAGATCTCTCCACCCCACAACCAATCAAAAATACAGTGGattcctttcatttatttttttgagagCTTATGagtcataaataaaaaagattgaCATTATGCTGATTAAATGTAGTGATTATGGGATAGGACAAGAAGGGATATAAGATTTTTCccaatatttcttttacttttttgaatGTCCAtcatatataaatgtattcatTCTGCTTacatttgtgaagaaaaagtaagaaatacCATAGAAGATTATTCACAGTTTAAAGGTTTTCATGCTTTTGTGGTTTCAGTACGCCTCATCCTTTTCTGTATCATCTGGGTATTGACAATGGGGAAGCATCACTTCTGGCTTCTTCCAAACCTCACAGAAGATGTAGGATTCTTGGAATCTTTTCGACCCCTTTACAAACATGAATCAAAAATAAAGGACTCCAGCAGCGGTAAAGAAAAGCCTACGAAGTCCTCAAAGAAATCATCGAAAGGATCATCCAGGGTTGCAGTCAAAGAGAAAGATAAGTCCAGCGACAAGGAGGAATCTGGCAGCGAGCAGGAGGAGTTTGAGATGATTGACAGCGGCGATGTGGAAGATGGAGAAGAAGATGGTGAAGACCAAGAGAATGAGGAAAGTCAGGGTGATGTCGGCGAGGATGGAGACCATGGAGAGGAGGAAGATTATGGTccagaggaggaagaagaggaggaggaggagcaaaATGGATCTGCTGAGGGGGATTGACTGAAAAGGGATCACAATGTAAGAGAgaatgaggatgatgattaGCACAATGAGAGGAATAAataaggtgtgtgtgtt
The Pomacea canaliculata isolate SZHN2017 linkage group LG2, ASM307304v1, whole genome shotgun sequence genome window above contains:
- the LOC112557292 gene encoding LOW QUALITY PROTEIN: translocation protein SEC62-like (The sequence of the model RefSeq protein was modified relative to this genomic sequence to represent the inferred CDS: inserted 1 base in 1 codon); translated protein: MAAERRKNRRKLDESEVKPTKEEYAVARFLRFNVPTREGKLLSMEVHCFFATAAVDALLESKWSASRNPRDALFHNRNSCVSYLQRLLQKGLFHRADKIQRRREKDKGDKSQKKKIKDASEKEDTGTGDDIRERKSKKDKKSKKEKDEGEAAKLELVEKEEEKKEEKKEEKKEEGKKKKEKRLKLVMSDDQRFLDGEENIYVWIYDPVXCQTFIIGFLIVLGAIALCLFPLWPEEVRVGVYYLSLAAAGFVGFILSLVVIRLILFCIIWVLTMGKHHFWLLPNLTEDVGFLESFRPLYKHESKIKDSSSGKEKPTKSSKKSSKGSSRVAVKEKDKSSDKEESGSEQEEFEMIDSGDVEDGEEDGEDQENEESQGDVGEDGDHGEEEDYGPEEEEEEEEEQNGSAEGD